The genomic stretch acgctAGCACGTCAAGAAGGCAAGAACCCTTCTGATCATGAGCCCGCGTCATGTCAAAGAGATACCTACGAGTCATCAAACACGAAAATTGAAACCAGAAATCAGTCAAACTCAAGGAAAACATAATTAGATTATCGAACAAAATcgaacaaacaactaaaagaaattggattgcctcccaatgagcgcctttctttaatgtctttggctagacatggcaAGGTGTCATTAATTGGGGCACGGCGGTGCATCTAGATTTATCGTCTCCACTTTTTCACTTGGAAAACCTTCGTAATAATGTTTGAGATGGTGTCCATTCACCACAATCTTATTGTCTGTCTTAGCACTCTGAATTTCAACTGCACCATATGAAAATACGTGAGTAACAATAAAAGGTCCAATCTAATGGGAACGTAGCTTACTTGGGAAGAGCTTAaacttggattggtataagagaacCTTCTAACCAACTTCAAAGGTTTTTCTAGAGACTTGTTGGTCATGAAATGCCCGGCTCCTCTCCTTGTAAATTAGTCCATTCTCGTACGCTTCGTTCCGGATCTCCTCCAATTCTTGCAAGTTCAACTTTCGTTGGGCACAGGCTTCTTCTAAATTCATGTTACACTGTTTTATCGTCCAAAAAGCCTTGTGCTTGAACTCCACTGGAAGGTGACACAGCTTTCCAAATACCAATCTATAGGATGGCATCCCTATGGGGGTCTTGTACGCCGTTCGATAGGCTCAAAGCGTATCTTCTAACCTTTGACTCTAGTTCTTCCTATCGGGGCGcatcattttcttcaaaatggACTTAATTTTTCAATTCGATACTTCTGCTTGACTATTGGTCTGCGGGTGGTATGACGTTAAGACACTGTGGAGTACACCGTACTTGTGAAACAGCGCGGCTATGGTTTTGTTACAGAAGTGCGTCCCTCTGTCACTAACAATGACTCTCGGCAtccaaaaatgcacaaaaatattagacctGATAAAATCTGCAACCACTTTTGAACCATTAGTCCGAATGGCCTTagcctccacccatttagacACATAATCGACTGCCaacaaaatatataaaaaaccAAATGAGGTAGGAAAAGACcccataaaatctataccccaaacatcaaaaatttctacaaaaatcAACGGGACTTGGGGCATATAATCTCTACGGGCTATATTTCCTACCATTTGACATCGATCATAGGATTTACAAAATACATACGCATCTTTAAACAGTGAAGGCCAATAAAATCCACTCTCCAATACCTTATGTGCAGTTCGTTTTGGTCCAAAATGACCTCCACAGGCTAAAGTATAACAGAAAGATAAAATTGACTGAAATTCAGCTTCACTTGCGCATCGCCTCATTACTTGGTCAGCACATCACTTTCACAAGTACTGGTCATTCCAGATGAAATCCTTGGCATCGCTCTTCAATTTGTCTCTCTTCGATTTTGGCCAACCTGCAGGAAAATTATCAATTACTAGATAATTAACTAAATCAGCATGCCAAGACAATTGAGAACTTAGAGAAAATAAATGTTCTTCAAGGAATGCATCTCTCAATGGTTTATTCTCCTCTCCTACTGGTATGCGGCTCAAATGGTCAGCTGCAAAATTTTTTAAGCCTTTTTTATCCTTTATCTTAAGGTTGAATTCTTGCAGGAGCAATATCCACCTTATGAGCCTCGGCTTTGCCTCTTTCTTGGTCATTAGGTATCTTAacgctgcatgatcagaaaatacaataactttagcaccaaacaaatatgacctaaattttTATAAAGCAAAAATAACCGCAATAACCTCATTCTCAGTAGTGGAATAGTTTAATTGAGCTCCGTTCAAGGCTCGGGACGCATAGTAGATGACGTGAGCTACCTTTCCCAGTTTTTGCCTCAACACAGCCCCCACAGCATGATCACTGGCATCGCACATGATCTCAAAGGGTAAACTCCAGTCAGGGGATTAGATGATTGGTGGCGAGGTCAATAGCTCTTTCAACTTGTCGAAGGCTCTCTCACACTTGTCATCGAATTCGAAGGtcacatctttttgtaaaagcTGGAACAACGTGGCtctaattttcaaaaaattcttaATGAATCTCCGATAAAAATCTgcatgtccaagaaaagagcgcACTTCCCGCACACTCGCGATGTAAGGTAAAGCAGATATAATGTCAATTTTAGCCCTATCAACCTCAATACCCTTAGAAGACACAACGTGACCTAAGACTATCCCATGAttaaccataaaatgacattttttctAGTTAAGCACAAGATTAGTCTCTATACATCTCATCAGGATCAATTTCAAGTTATCTAGACAAGTATCGAATCTATCACCATACACACTGAAATCGTCCatgaaaattttaataattttctcTATATATTCTGAAAAGATGCTTACCATACACCTCTGGAAAGTTGCAGGTGCATTGCACAATCCGAAGGGCATCCGTCTATATGCAAAGGTTCCGAACGGGCACGTGAAGGTCGTCTTCTCTTGATCATCTGGTGCAATTGCTATTTTCAAATAtcctgaaaatccatccaaaaagcAATAGTAAGTCCGACAAGCTAAATGTTCAACCATTTAGTCAATGAAAGGGAGaggaaaatggtcattttttgTGACGACGTTTAGTCTACGGTAGTCAACACACTGCCTCCATCCGGTAGGTTTGCACACTGGCACAAACTCACCCGTTTGGTTGGCCTCCACTGTCACTCCTGCCTTCTTTGGGACTACCTAGACTGGACTCACCCAAgggctatctgatattgcaaaGATGATTCCCACATCTAGCAActtcaaaatttctttcttcaccACTTCCATCATGAGGGGATTGAGCCTCCTTTAAGCTTACCATACAGGTTTGGCGTTCTCTTCAAATCTTATTCGATGCATGCATACGAAAGGGCGGATCTCCTTAATGTCGGCGATGGTCCACCCTATCGCCTCCTTATGCTCTCTAAGGACTCGGATTAGTTTCTCCTCCTGGGTTTCTAAGAGTGCAGCTGAGATAATCACCGAGAATGTTTCGTTGTCGCCTAAATACGCATATTTCAAATGTTTCGGTAGGGGTTTCAACTCTAACACCGGTGCCAGCACCATAGATGGTAGTACCCTTTTGTAAGGTTCGAGAATGAAAATAGGCGAAACTTTATACCTTTTCGTTATGATTGACAATGAGTGTAATGCCCCTATTGTGCATTTCTAATCTTCACTCCACTCCACCTCAGGAGTTGTCTCCAACTCGAGGTGCTTGGTTAAAGCAACCTCCAACTCATCCTTACCAACAGTTTCAAACACTTCCTGCACCGCAGGGTCAATAGCACGCACAGAAAAAATAGAGTTAAAATTAGAATTTGAGAGATATTTCATTGTGGCAAAAATATTGAAATGAACAATTTTCCCATCAAATTTCTTAGACAaggtacccttattaacatcaattttagtcTGTGTTGTGCTAAAAAAGGGTCTACTTAATAGCAAAGGTAAGGGATCGGGGGAATGGTTATCATCcatgtcaagtacataaaagTCAGCTGGGAATACCAAATCATTAATTTTGACCAATACATCCTCAATCAACCCATCAGGGTATGCATTAGTtcggtcagctaattgaatgattattccagtttcttttaatggaTTTAGGTTCAGAGAAGGATAGATAGATTTTAGCATCACATTAATTGACGCCCCTAAGTCCAACATGACCTTTCTAATCAAAGTGTTGCCTATCCTACAGGGGATAGTAAATATACCTGGGTCCCCACACTTTGGTGGGAGTTTCCTTTGTAAGACCGCTGACACATTCTCCCCCACAATGACCCTTTTATCTCCTCTCAACCGTTTTCGGTTGACACACAAATCCCTTAGAAACTTGGCATACTTCGACACTTGTTTGATTGCGTCTAAGAGAGGGATATTTATCTCTACCTTGCAGAACACCTCCAAGATCTCCTTCTCCTTATCCTGTTTCTTCGATTTTTTCAACCTGCTAGAAAAGGGAGGCGGGTTAGTTTTAACTATAATGACTGGGTTTGGGAGTACCTTTGAATTTATGCCATTAGTGTCCTCCTTCTCCAACTCATTCTCGATCTTTTTCTCATCCTTGTCCTTTGGAATCATGAGTTCTGATCCCTGAATTTCCTTCCCGCTCCTTAAAGTCATCGCACATACGTTCTTCGGGTTCACTTCGAGTTGAGACGGCAATTTACCTTGGACTTGGGATTCTAGGCGGTTAATTGCTATCGCCATTTGACTCATCTGACCCTGCATGGCTTGCATCTGTCCCAATTGATTCCTCATGCTTTGCAGGTCAGAATCCGTTTTTTGTTGATTAGCAATCAATTGATTCATCATCTCCTTAATGGACGGACTTGAGTTTGAAGGGGAGAATGGTGGTGGGCATGGCTGATACTGCTGTTGATGCCATTGCTACCTATTTAGTGCAAAATTGGgctgcctatttcctccatagcTGAAGTTAGGGTGATTTCTCCAACCCGAGTTATATGTATTCGAGTACGGGTCATAGGATtttcttggcgcgggcgcgtgaCCAGTCATGTTCACCTGCTCCACACCTTCCTCTTGAATCAGTAGGCACATCTCCGTAAAATGACCCATACCAGTGCAAATCCCACACACCTTGGCTTGAGAAGCATTTCCTACAGCCAGTTGCCTAACAAACAATGTTTACTCAGTCAACTACTGTTGGATAGAAGATGTCTCTACCTCATTCACCTTGCGTGTTGGGACATCCTCCCTCATACCAAACTGCTGCGAATTCTCAGTCATTCCTTCAATTAGCTCCCACGCTTCTCGAGGGGTCTTGCTCACCagtgcccctccacttgcagcatcaattatGCTCCTGTCTCTAAAAAGTAGTCCCTCGTAAAAATATTGTATGAGCAATTACTCACTTATTTGGTGTTGGAGGCACTTGATGCACAACTTCTTGAATCGCTCCCCGTAATCATAAAGCGACTCCCCTAGGCGCTGTTTGATACCACAGATCTCCTTTCTTAGACTTGCAACTCGAGACGCGGGAAAATATTTGTCTAAGAACTTTTCTTCAACTGGTCCCACGTGGTAATGTTACCTGGTGGTAGGTAGTACAACCAGTCATTTGCAGAGTCCTTCAAGGAGAAGgggaatgccctcatttttatctgctcttctgtAATGCCCAGGGGTTTCATGCTGTTGCAAACTATATCAAAATCTTGCAAATGCTTATAAAGCTCTTCATTTGGTAAACCATAGAAAGATGGCAAGagatgaattagaccagattttaGCTCAAATGGAGTGTTATTATCTAAACTTGGGAAAGTAATGCACAAAGGCTGCTAATTTAAAttaggagcagccaactcccttaacgTTCGTGCATTAGCCATAGTCACTTCTTCTCGATCCGAGTCACTAGAAGTATCACCAAATGGATTTGTTGTTTCAATGTCCAGATCAAGTCTATGAGATGCAGCACTAGATTGCTCCTCTCTGAGTTGTCTGGCCTCTTTTCATGTTCTCCGCGCGGTCTTCTCTACCTCAGGGTCAAAAATcaattcacctgtacgagaagaccgaggcatacactagaaaaatacaagaaaattagagcaaaaatgaatttaaaaagaaacaaatattaacgccagtccccggcaacgacgcaaaaaattgacaggttgtcgatgcttgtgcaataataaaaataaacttaATTGCCAATTAAAGTAACCAAAACCcgattccaagtactggagcagggactctaggtgtgcaatggattacttgattcaccctgttctcgaagagtttgcttgatccgataaaCCCGAATGAGATGGCttattcacaaataattattaatttgtaAATAGGGAAAGTAGGGTCGTATtctcagggattggggatatttatttctttaaaaatCCAAGGTAACAtgggggattttttttttgtgtaaacgATGACAATCGAAGgaattcaaataaaaataaatagctaactagaattaaatgacaattcatTGAAACTAgattaataataattaaaggtTTAGCCAAAAATtgacttcagcaatggttcacctaattgatcatcgatgcaaaggcaattccaattatatactaataaataggttataactgccaaacaagcgatgacagtcaatcCCTCCCTACTGTGTCGGTGAATAAGGTACGCCcattaatcactgctctaattgagaaataattctaggtatgcccgtaagatttaattctccAATTGCCTTACATATTAAAGGGGCCCTATTCTGActaaataacgcactaccagggttatttcagattaacCCGCGCATCCCCTTGATACaaacctaatcatgccagttgtcactaattcaaggcaattaaacaattacggatttaatgccctaattgataatagattatcaagttaactaattatccggatccaaaacaatcaattaattaaataatcataaatacTGCAATCAAGggatatgcgaataccaataaataaaagaaaaagataaaattaaatcgatctcacaatttttaggcaacccaaagcatccgttatttcttgactagaaaaagggaTTTAGTTTATCCCTAATGAGAAACACCCACACGAAGCAACAGTCGCAGCCATCAATTGGAAATTGGGCAAATTCACTTCATCCGAATATGGAAAAGATAGCAAAGTTACAAAAGGTGATTCATTTTTTCACTTCGGATGACATACggagaaggaaaagaaactactaaaagcTTATgcaaagaaaagtcaaaagatcCTTATTTCTCCTTACATCCAAGGGAAAACTATCACTACCAAAAGCTCAGAAGGAAAAGTCAAGCAAAGCAACTCCAAAGTAGTGCTCCTCCCCTCCTGTGCAGCGGCTTCCCAAGGAATAGAAGACTCTCTCGTCCTCTCCTCTTCAGCAATTACCAAAATGGGCCAAAATTTTCCATTGCTAGCAATGCCCCAGGGATAAGCTCCGTTACTTGAACTCCTTTCctgtcaaattggcacttggtatcatattttcgttctactccctgaaataaatgcaaaatactaaaagtgagtagaatctaacaattaatctacatcaggtcaggtaataggaaaaatttaataataaaataaaggaTAAAATTGTAACCTATCAATATTGTTTCCAATTCAATCGTTTAATGGAACTACAAGATTCACTCTGTTGGGGTTTTGGTTAATTATTTTGAAATTGAGTGTGTGGTGGTATACC from Coffea eugenioides isolate CCC68of chromosome 8, Ceug_1.0, whole genome shotgun sequence encodes the following:
- the LOC113780246 gene encoding uncharacterized protein LOC113780246; this translates as MPSYRLVFGKLCHLPVEFKHKAFWTIKQCNMNLEEACAQRKLNLQELEEIRNEAYENGLIYKERSRAFHDQQVSRKTFEVVEIQSAKTDNKIVVNGHHLKHYYEGFPSEKVETINLDAPPCPN
- the LOC113780247 gene encoding uncharacterized protein LOC113780247; the protein is MVLAPVLELKPLPKHLKYAYLGDNETFSVIISAALLETQEDGFSGYLKIAIAPDDQEKTTFTCPFGTFAYRRMPFGLCNAPATFQRCMVSIFSEYIEKIIKIFMDDFSVYGDRFDTCLDNLKLILMRFIVFSDHAALRYLMTKKEAKPRLACGGHFGPKRTAHKVLESGFYWPSLFKDAYVFCKSYDRCQMVGNIARRDYMPQVPLIFVEIFDVWGIDFMGSFPTSFGFLYILLAVDYVSKWVEAKAIRTNGSKVVADFIRSNIFVHFWMPRVIVSDRGTHFCNKTIAALFHKYGVLHSVLTSYHPQTNSQAEVSN